TATGTCGGCCTGCTGGAAGAGGCCGTCATCGCCTTTCTCGGCGGTTGCGGCGTTCGCGCGCGCCGTCTGCCGGGCGCCCCCGGCGTGTATGTGGAAGGGCGCAAGATTGCGTCGCTCGGCCTCAGCGTTTTCAACGGGCGCTGTTATCACGGCGTGGCGCTGAATGTGTGCATGGACTTGTCGCCTTTCGCCGGCATCGTCGCGTGCGGCCAGCGCGGCGTCGAGGCGACGCAACTGGCGGACTGCGGTGTGGCGATGGATGTTGAAAGCGCCGGCGCGGGCGTCGCGCGCAACCTGGCGGTGCGGCTGTGAGCGGCGTTGAAGCCGGCGCGGCGCCGCGCGCAAACTTCGCAAGCCATCGGCGCGGCGCGGGCAAAGTCAGCGCGGCGTTGCGTGCAACCCTGATGGTGCGGCTGTGAGCGGCGTTGAGCACGGCGCGGCATCGCGCACAACCCCCGCAAGCCACCGGCGCGGCGCGGACAAACTGATACGCGCGAGAAGCGCCGCCGCCGTTGCCGCGCGCGATGAGCGCCTTGCCAAACCGCGCTGGCTGCGTATCAAGCCTGTTGCCAATCCGCGTGTGCGGGAATTGCGGCAGCGTCTGCGCGAAAGCCGCCTGCACACCGTCTGCGAAGAGGCGAAATGCCCGAACCTCAACGAGTGTTTCTCGCGCGGCACCGCGACCTTCATGATATTGGGCGACCGCTGCACGCGCCGCTGTGCGTTCTGCGATGTCGCGCACGGACGCCCGCCGCCGCCCGACCCGCTGGAGCCGCGCCGTCTGGCGCGTCTGATAGCGCGCCTGCAACTCGAATATGTCGTCATCACATCGGTGGACCGCGACGACCTTGCCGACGGCGGCGCCGCCCATTTTGCCGCCTGCATCGGCGCGCTGCGCGAGATGTCACCGGCGACGCGCATTGAAATCCTGACGCCGGATTTCCGCAAACGAATGACACGCGCGCTGGACGCGCTGCAACACGCGCCGTGCGATGTGTTCGGCCACAACATTGAAACGGCGCCGTCGCTGTACCGCGAAGTCCGCGCCGGCGCCGATTACCGCGCGTCGCTGGAACTGCTGCTGGAACACAAGCGCCGTTTCCCGGCGATACCGACCAAATCGGGGCTGATGCTGGGGCTGGGCGAGACGCCGCAGGAGATTGAGGCGGTGATGCACGACCTGCGCCGCCACCGCGTGGATTTGCTGACCATCGGCCAGTATCTGCGCCCGGCGCCGGGCTACTGGCCGGTGCGCCGCTACGCCAGCCCCGCCGAATTCAGGCGCCTCGCCGCAACGGGCCGCGCAATGGGCTTCGCACACATCGCCGCCGGGCCTTTGGTCAGGTCATCGTACCACGCCGATGTGCAGGCGGCGGCGGTTGTTACTTCCGCTCGTAATACTCCCGCGTCAGTCTGACAATCACCGGTGACAGCAGCACCAGCGCGACGAGGTTCGGCAGCGCCATCAGCGCGTTGAAGACATCCGACACCAGCCAGATCAGGTTGATGCCGGCTTCGGCGCCGCCTTTCCACAGCAGCGCCATCGGGCCGAGAAACACCGTGGCCAGGTACAGCAGGCGGTAGGCGGTGATGGCGCGCAGGCCGAACAGGTGCTGCCAGCATTTCTCGCCGTAATAACTCCACCCGAGTATCGTCGTGAAGCCGAACACAATCAGCCCGGCAATCAGGATGTATTCGCTGCCGGGCAGCGTCGCCGCGAAAGCCATCGTCGTCAGGTCGGCGCCGGTCTCGCCGCTGGTCCACACGCCGGTAACGACGATGGCAAGGCCGGTGATGGAGCAGACGATGAGCGTGTCAATAAAAGTTCCGAGCATCGCAATGTGGCCCTGGCGCACCGGGTTGTCGGTTTTGGCGGCGGCGTGCGCGATGGGCGCGCTGCCAAGCCCGGCCTCGTTCGAGAAGATGCCGCGCGCAACGCCGAAGCGAATCGCGAGCCACACCGCAGCGCCGGCAAAACCGCCGCTGGCCGCGGTGCCGGTGAAGGCGGTGGTGACGATGGTTGCGAAAGCCGCCGGAATTTCGGTGATGTGCGCCGCCAGCACCACCAGCCCGGCAACCACATACAGCACCGCCATTGTCGGCACCAGGCTGGTCGCCCATTTGGCGATGCGGGTGATGCCGCCGAGCAGCACGATGCCGGTCACCACCGTCAGCACGATGGCGCTGTAAAGCGGGCGCACGCCCTTGTCGTCGAGCGCGTCGGCGATGGCGTTGGACTGCACCATGTTGCCGATGCCGAAGGCGGTGATGGTGCCGAAAAACGCGAAGGCGACGGCCAGCCAGGTCCACTTCTTGCCCAGCCCGTTCCGGATGTAATACATCGGCCCGCCGATGTGCTTGCCCGAGGCGTCGGTCTCGCGGTAGTGCACGGCGAGCACCGCCTCGGCGTATTTGGTGGCCATGCCGACGAGCGCCGTCATCCACATCCAGAACAGCGCGCCCGGCCCGCCGAGCGCGATGGCGGTGGCGACGCCGACGATGTTGCCGGTGCCGATGGTCGCCGAAAGCGATGTCATCAGCGCGCTGAACGGGTTGATGTCGCCGGCGCCCTGCGGCTTCCTGCCCTTCCACAGCAGCGCGAAGCCGTAGGCGATTTTTCTGACCGGCATCCACGCCAGGCGAAACATCAGAAAAATGCCGACGCCGAGAATGGCGACGACCATCGGCGGCCCCCAGACGATGGCGCTGATGGTTTCGACAAAATCGGTGATTGCCTGCATCTGGACGATGCCGCTGATGGTGTTGACGAAATCGGTGATTGCCTGCATGACGCCCTCCTGTGATTAATCAATCCGTCCCGCAGGCGTCATTGTATCCTTGTCCGGCCACTTGCACAAATCGGCGATAACGCAGGCGCCGCATTCGGGCTTGCGCGCCTTGCAGGTGTAGCGCCCGTGCAGAATCAGCCAGTGGTGGGCGTGGCGCTTGAACGAG
Above is a genomic segment from Gammaproteobacteria bacterium containing:
- the lipA gene encoding lipoyl synthase; the encoded protein is MSGVEHGAASRTTPASHRRGADKLIRARSAAAVAARDERLAKPRWLRIKPVANPRVRELRQRLRESRLHTVCEEAKCPNLNECFSRGTATFMILGDRCTRRCAFCDVAHGRPPPPDPLEPRRLARLIARLQLEYVVITSVDRDDLADGGAAHFAACIGALREMSPATRIEILTPDFRKRMTRALDALQHAPCDVFGHNIETAPSLYREVRAGADYRASLELLLEHKRRFPAIPTKSGLMLGLGETPQEIEAVMHDLRRHRVDLLTIGQYLRPAPGYWPVRRYASPAEFRRLAATGRAMGFAHIAAGPLVRSSYHADVQAAAVVTSARNTPASV
- a CDS encoding sodium:alanine symporter family protein, whose protein sequence is MQAITDFVETISAIVWGPPMVVAILGVGIFLMFRLAWMPVRKIAYGFALLWKGRKPQGAGDINPFSALMTSLSATIGTGNIVGVATAIALGGPGALFWMWMTALVGMATKYAEAVLAVHYRETDASGKHIGGPMYYIRNGLGKKWTWLAVAFAFFGTITAFGIGNMVQSNAIADALDDKGVRPLYSAIVLTVVTGIVLLGGITRIAKWATSLVPTMAVLYVVAGLVVLAAHITEIPAAFATIVTTAFTGTAASGGFAGAAVWLAIRFGVARGIFSNEAGLGSAPIAHAAAKTDNPVRQGHIAMLGTFIDTLIVCSITGLAIVVTGVWTSGETGADLTTMAFAATLPGSEYILIAGLIVFGFTTILGWSYYGEKCWQHLFGLRAITAYRLLYLATVFLGPMALLWKGGAEAGINLIWLVSDVFNALMALPNLVALVLLSPVIVRLTREYYERK